One part of the Arabidopsis thaliana chromosome 1 sequence genome encodes these proteins:
- the SRO2 gene encoding uncharacterized protein (similar to RCD one 2 (SRO2); FUNCTIONS IN: NAD+ ADP-ribosyltransferase activity; INVOLVED IN: biological_process unknown; EXPRESSED IN: 15 plant structures; EXPRESSED DURING: 8 growth stages; CONTAINS InterPro DOMAIN/s: Poly(ADP-ribose) polymerase, catalytic domain (InterPro:IPR012317), RST domain of plant C-terminal (InterPro:IPR022003); BEST Arabidopsis thaliana protein match is: similar to RCD one 3 (TAIR:AT1G70440.1); Has 178 Blast hits to 169 proteins in 16 species: Archae - 0; Bacteria - 0; Metazoa - 13; Fungi - 0; Plants - 164; Viruses - 0; Other Eukaryotes - 1 (source: NCBI BLink).), producing MAAQVEIEDQTSVTNLDNGEIFDSISDDADSSVSHAGSSFSSSSLILLGEGNPEHDVIKTCLLSGMGVVSSDTTIVTISKNSSERGITTRAKFLAFRIFTDAVARKHGGDANVKYGWYAGSRDEIQRIISYGFSNRDVGKFENDGGSHGIGIHLVPSKCSLLAASATEQDEEGLRYLLLCRVILGKPEIIISGSKQSYPSSAEFDSGVDDLHNPRNYVIWSCNMNSCILPSYIVSFRSPRLRVSRGGFASRPSSPWVSFASLMSMLSTSMDPSRMNLIIRTYDDFRKRKIRRDQLVRKMREVAGDNLLAEIIKNHKNRNKVTN from the exons ATGGCGGCGCAGGTCGAAATTGAGGACCAAACGTCCGTCACCAACCTTGATAATGGCGAAATATTCGATTCAATCTCCGACGATGCTGATTCTTCTGTTTCTCACGCCggatcttctttctcttcctcttcactgATCCTTCTCGGCGAAGGAAACCCAGAGCACGACGTTATCAAGACGTGTTTACTCTCGGGAATGGGTGTTGTTTCTAGCGACACGACGATCGTTACGATTAGTAAAAACTCTTCGGAACGAGGAATCACGACGAGAGCCAAGTTTTTGGCGTTTAGGATTTTCACTGACGCTGTTGCGAGGAAACACGGCGGAGATGCTAATGTGAAATATGGTTGGTACGCTGGTTCTAGAGATGAGATTCAAAGAATCATCTCTTACGGATTTAGCAATCGTGATGttggaaaatttgaaaatgatggTGGTTCTCATGGAATTGGAATCCATTTGGTTCCTTCCAAGTGTTCTCTACTTGC GGCTTCAGCTACAGAGCAAGATGAAGAAGGTTTACGATATCTTCTGTTATGCCGTGTAATCTTAGGGAAACCTGAGATAATCATCTCCGGCTCTAAACAATCGTATCCGAGTTCTGCTGAGTTTGATTCTGGTGTGGATGATTTACACAATCCTAGAAACTATGTGATTTGGAGTTGTAACATGAATTCGTGTATTCTTCCGAGTTATATCGTCAGTTTTAGGTCTCCTAGACTGAGAG TGAGTAGAGGTGGTTTTGCTTCGAGACCAAGCTCGCCGTGGGTTAGTTTTGCTTCCTTGATGTCAATGTTGTCTACATCAATGGATCCTTCAAGAATGAACTTGATCATCCGAACTTACGATGATTTTCGG AAACGGAAGATTAGGAGAGACCAATTGGTAAGGAAGATGAGAGAAGTGGCTGGAGATAATCTTTTGGCTGAGATAATCAAGaatcacaaaaacagaaacaaggtcacgaattaa
- a CDS encoding OBP32pep, putative (DUF220) (Domain of unknown function (DUF220); CONTAINS InterPro DOMAIN/s: Protein of unknown function DUF220 (InterPro:IPR003863); BEST Arabidopsis thaliana protein match is: Domain of unknown function (DUF220) (TAIR:AT1G70480.2); Has 154 Blast hits to 140 proteins in 12 species: Archae - 0; Bacteria - 0; Metazoa - 0; Fungi - 0; Plants - 154; Viruses - 0; Other Eukaryotes - 0 (source: NCBI BLink).): MGVSEISRSEEKSGIGFVKLFENNVVFPGFLVWMNQTIQEPLKAEFKRLRNVKELSLKSVSKIETAYEEHRDEEKLEKQLQAWRDNPSWIDQPPKVVVKSQNGLFCHLNIEADVGLPPELVYNIFTHPDNKRYFKNIKENISRKVLIDEGPKQTVEVKQAAAWKFLWWDGTCPIHLIVEENRKNLTSKYKQETTMFMKVFEGCWKVEPLFIDEHLCDRSKPKSQKDYHSCSNGRGRIGSKVTMDQMFQPSALLTPPPLSWYIRGITIKTTESMIEDLFAEATRLRGGKGGGYIDDQGENNVVTEKSKADDIKERWRSHRRSKRRRFTTARSM; this comes from the exons atggGTGTATCTGAAATTTCAAGATCAGAGGAGAAGAGCGGTATAGGTTTCGTtaaattgtttgaaaataaCGTTGTGTTTCCTGGATTTTTGGTATGGATGAATCAAACAATTCAAGAGCCTCTTAAG gctGAGTTCAAAAGATTAAGGAATGTGAAAGAGCTAAGTTTGAAGTCAGTGTCAAAGATAGAGACTGCTTATGAGGAGCATAGAGATGAAGAGAAGTTAGAGAAGCAATTACAAGCTTGGAGAGATAATCCCTCATGGATAGATCAGCCTCCTAAAGTGGTG GTGAAATCACAAAATGGTTTGTTTTGCCATTTAAACATTGAAGCAGACGTAGGATTGCCTCCTGAATTAGTATACAACATTTTCACTCATCCAGACAACAAAAGATACTTCAAAAACATCAAG GAAAACATATCAAGAAAAGTTTTGATCGACGAAGGGCCAAAGCAGACCGTGGAAGTGAAGCAAGCCGCGGCCTGGAAGTTCCTTTGGTGGGATGGAACTTGTCCTATACATCTCATTGTCGAAGAAAACCGGAAAAATCTCACT TCAAAATATAAGCAAGAGACAACAATGTTCATGAAAGTGTTTGAGGGTTGTTGGAAAGTGGAGCCATTGTTTATAGACGAACATTTGTGTGACCGCTCAAAGccaaaatctcaaaaagaTTACCATAGCTGTAGCAACGGACGAGGAAGGATCGGATCAAAGGTGACAATGGATCAAATGTTTCAGCCTTCAGCTCTTCTTACTCCCCCGCCACTTTCTTGGTACATACGTGGGATCACCATTAAAACCACAGAGAGTATGATCGAAGATCTTTTCGCTGAAGCTACTAGACTTCGGGGAGGAAAAGGAGGAGGCTATATTGATGATCAAGGAGAAAACAATGTGGTAACCGAAAAGAGCAAAGCTGATGACATTAAGGAAAGATGGAGATCACATAGGAGAAGTAAACGGAGGAGATTTACAACTGCTAGGTCAATGTAA
- a CDS encoding hypothetical protein (DUF220) (Domain of unknown function (DUF220); CONTAINS InterPro DOMAIN/s: Protein of unknown function DUF220 (InterPro:IPR003863); BEST Arabidopsis thaliana protein match is: Domain of unknown function DUF220 (TAIR:AT1G23580.1); Has 30201 Blast hits to 17322 proteins in 780 species: Archae - 12; Bacteria - 1396; Metazoa - 17338; Fungi - 3422; Plants - 5037; Viruses - 0; Other Eukaryotes - 2996 (source: NCBI BLink).): MVFTGFGGWVSQNNKQPRKAKPKKTENVESKSESEMVDNNNNHDKMKKYYDEDERKKQDQVWIDAEKMHPWNDAPPKESKSRKVLMEDGPRQIAKVKKTVDWKFLGSSFAVPISLIVDENRKDLTAKYKKKKMILMKVFEGSYRVEPLYVDSERLCNNMEPKSPAEYKRCSGGQGRIASKVTMNQYFKPYPPFNLPPLSWYIRKVTIKNTKTALKTLQTWGINLRNPGAVTSTDKYGNVTISPRKKRKTTNIENTRLNEYT, from the exons atggtatTTACTGGATTTGGTGGCTGGGTCagtcaaaacaataaacagCCTCGAAAG GCCAAGCccaaaaaaactgaaaatgttGAATCTAAGTCAGAGTCAGAAATGgtggataataataataaccatGATAAGATGAAGAAATATTATGACGAAGATGAGAGGAAGAAACAAGATCAAGTTTGGATAGATGCAGAGAAGATGCATCCATGGAATGATGCCCCTCCAAAG gaAAGCAAATCAAGAAAGGTTTTAATGGAGGATGGACCGAGGCAGATCGCGAAGGTGAAGAAAACCGTGGACTGGAAATTCCTTGGGTCGTCTTTTGCTGTCCCCATAAGTCTAATTGTCgatgaaaacagaaaagatcTTACA gcaaaatataagaaaaagaaaatgatcttGATGAAAGTTTTCGAAGGTAGCTATAGAGTGGAGCCACTATATGTAGATTCAGAACGCTTGTGCAATAACATGGAGCCGAAGAGTCCGGCAGAATACAAAAGATGTAGCGGTGGACAAGGAAGGATTGCATCAAAGGTGACAATGAACCAATACTTTAAGCCATATCCTCCTTTTAATCTGCCGCCACTATCTTGGTACATTCGAAAGGTCACCATCAAGAACACCAAAACTGCGCTGAAAACACTTCAAACTTGGGGTATAAACCTTCGAAATCCAGGTGCAGTGACTTCAACAGACAAATATGGAAACGTAACAATatcaccaagaaaaaaaagaaaaacaacaaacattgAAAACACTAGGCTAAATGAATATACATAG
- a CDS encoding hypothetical protein (DUF220) (Domain of unknown function (DUF220); INVOLVED IN: biological_process unknown; LOCATED IN: cellular_component unknown; EXPRESSED IN: 6 plant structures; EXPRESSED DURING: 4 anthesis, petal differentiation and expansion stage; CONTAINS InterPro DOMAIN/s: Protein of unknown function DUF220 (InterPro:IPR003863); BEST Arabidopsis thaliana protein match is: Domain of unknown function DUF220 (TAIR:AT1G23580.1); Has 171 Blast hits to 155 proteins in 28 species: Archae - 0; Bacteria - 29; Metazoa - 2; Fungi - 0; Plants - 140; Viruses - 0; Other Eukaryotes - 0 (source: NCBI BLink).), with amino-acid sequence MVFTGFGGWVSQNNKQPRKAKPKKTENVESKSESEMVDNNNNHDKMKKYYDEDERKKQDQVWIDAEKMHPWNDAPPKVKESKSRKVLMEDGPRQIAKVKKTVDWKFLGSSFAVPISLIVDENRKDLTAKYKKKKMILMKVFEGSYRVEPLYVDSERLCNNMEPKSPAEYKRCSGGQGRIASKVTMNQYFKPYPPFNLPPLSWYIRKVTIKNTKTALKTLQTWGINLRNPGAVTSTDKYGNVTISPRKKRKTTNIENTRLNEYT; translated from the exons atggtatTTACTGGATTTGGTGGCTGGGTCagtcaaaacaataaacagCCTCGAAAG GCCAAGCccaaaaaaactgaaaatgttGAATCTAAGTCAGAGTCAGAAATGgtggataataataataaccatGATAAGATGAAGAAATATTATGACGAAGATGAGAGGAAGAAACAAGATCAAGTTTGGATAGATGCAGAGAAGATGCATCCATGGAATGATGCCCCTCCAAAGGTGAAG gaAAGCAAATCAAGAAAGGTTTTAATGGAGGATGGACCGAGGCAGATCGCGAAGGTGAAGAAAACCGTGGACTGGAAATTCCTTGGGTCGTCTTTTGCTGTCCCCATAAGTCTAATTGTCgatgaaaacagaaaagatcTTACA gcaaaatataagaaaaagaaaatgatcttGATGAAAGTTTTCGAAGGTAGCTATAGAGTGGAGCCACTATATGTAGATTCAGAACGCTTGTGCAATAACATGGAGCCGAAGAGTCCGGCAGAATACAAAAGATGTAGCGGTGGACAAGGAAGGATTGCATCAAAGGTGACAATGAACCAATACTTTAAGCCATATCCTCCTTTTAATCTGCCGCCACTATCTTGGTACATTCGAAAGGTCACCATCAAGAACACCAAAACTGCGCTGAAAACACTTCAAACTTGGGGTATAAACCTTCGAAATCCAGGTGCAGTGACTTCAACAGACAAATATGGAAACGTAACAATatcaccaagaaaaaaaagaaaaacaacaaacattgAAAACACTAGGCTAAATGAATATACATAG
- a CDS encoding hypothetical protein (DUF220) (Domain of unknown function (DUF220); INVOLVED IN: biological_process unknown; LOCATED IN: cellular_component unknown; EXPRESSED IN: 6 plant structures; EXPRESSED DURING: 4 anthesis, petal differentiation and expansion stage; CONTAINS InterPro DOMAIN/s: Protein of unknown function DUF220 (InterPro:IPR003863); BEST Arabidopsis thaliana protein match is: Domain of unknown function DUF220 (TAIR:AT1G23580.1); Has 30201 Blast hits to 17322 proteins in 780 species: Archae - 12; Bacteria - 1396; Metazoa - 17338; Fungi - 3422; Plants - 5037; Viruses - 0; Other Eukaryotes - 2996 (source: NCBI BLink).) yields the protein MKESKSRKVLMEDGPRQIAKVKKTVDWKFLGSSFAVPISLIVDENRKDLTAKYKKKKMILMKVFEGSYRVEPLYVDSERLCNNMEPKSPAEYKRCSGGQGRIASKVTMNQYFKPYPPFNLPPLSWYIRKVTIKNTKTALKTLQTWGINLRNPGAVTSTDKYGNVTISPRKKRKTTNIENTRLNEYT from the exons atgaaggaAAGCAAATCAAGAAAGGTTTTAATGGAGGATGGACCGAGGCAGATCGCGAAGGTGAAGAAAACCGTGGACTGGAAATTCCTTGGGTCGTCTTTTGCTGTCCCCATAAGTCTAATTGTCgatgaaaacagaaaagatcTTACA gcaaaatataagaaaaagaaaatgatcttGATGAAAGTTTTCGAAGGTAGCTATAGAGTGGAGCCACTATATGTAGATTCAGAACGCTTGTGCAATAACATGGAGCCGAAGAGTCCGGCAGAATACAAAAGATGTAGCGGTGGACAAGGAAGGATTGCATCAAAGGTGACAATGAACCAATACTTTAAGCCATATCCTCCTTTTAATCTGCCGCCACTATCTTGGTACATTCGAAAGGTCACCATCAAGAACACCAAAACTGCGCTGAAAACACTTCAAACTTGGGGTATAAACCTTCGAAATCCAGGTGCAGTGACTTCAACAGACAAATATGGAAACGTAACAATatcaccaagaaaaaaaagaaaaacaacaaacattgAAAACACTAGGCTAAATGAATATACATAG